Proteins encoded in a region of the Thermodesulfobacteriota bacterium genome:
- the rpoH gene encoding RNA polymerase sigma factor RpoH, with the protein MMVEIKEDKVKEHSHDKSFPAATTSMERYLAEISNYPILSRKEEYELAMRYKESGDLEAARKLVTSNLRFVVKIANEYKSYGLNLLDLIQEGNIGLMQAVKAFDPTKGYRLISYAVWWIRAYIQNYIIKNWSLVKMGTTQAQRKLFYKLRSAKNKMGITDEMLSPEGYQKLAEELGVTDESVIEMEKRMGGKDLSLDTEVAAGSEAKHIDLLVGEVSSQEEMITNIQEREKLKNELNLALKTLDERELLIIRNRILRDKPMTLRELGRRLNISAERVRQVEAMAVKKIKSFFEKQ; encoded by the coding sequence ATGATGGTAGAAATTAAGGAAGACAAGGTAAAAGAGCATTCTCATGACAAATCGTTTCCTGCTGCTACAACCTCTATGGAGCGATATCTGGCCGAGATAAGCAATTATCCTATCCTTAGCCGAAAAGAAGAGTATGAACTGGCAATGAGATACAAAGAGAGTGGAGACCTGGAGGCGGCCAGGAAGTTGGTTACCTCGAACCTTAGATTTGTGGTGAAGATTGCCAATGAATATAAAAGCTACGGGTTAAACCTGTTGGACTTAATACAGGAGGGGAATATCGGCTTGATGCAGGCGGTGAAGGCATTTGACCCAACGAAAGGATATCGGCTTATCTCTTATGCTGTTTGGTGGATAAGGGCATACATTCAAAATTACATCATTAAAAACTGGAGCCTGGTTAAAATGGGCACGACCCAGGCGCAGAGGAAGCTGTTTTATAAGCTGCGCTCAGCCAAGAATAAGATGGGAATAACGGATGAAATGCTCAGTCCTGAGGGTTATCAAAAATTAGCGGAAGAACTAGGGGTCACTGATGAGAGCGTAATAGAGATGGAGAAGAGAATGGGCGGCAAAGACCTGTCGCTTGATACGGAGGTGGCAGCCGGGTCAGAGGCGAAACATATTGATTTGCTGGTGGGCGAAGTATCGAGTCAGGAAGAAATGATTACGAATATTCAGGAAAGAGAAAAGCTTAAGAACGAGTTAAACCTTGCCCTTAAAACGCTCGATGAGAGGGAACTCCTTATAATTAGGAACCGGATTCTTAGAGACAAGCCAATGACGCTGAGGGAGCTGGGCAGGAGGCTCAACATCTCGGCGGAACGGGTAAGGCAGGTCGAGGCGATGGCCGTAAAAAAGATAAAATCTTTTTTTGAAAAGCAGTAG
- a CDS encoding MTH1187 family thiamine-binding protein, with amino-acid sequence MALAEISVIPIGTPTSSIGDWIAESVRVLQKEKVNYEVSPMGTLIEGKASDILRVAGKMHESALKRGVKRVVTTLVIDDRRDKEVTMRSKVASVKKRLRTSPKPK; translated from the coding sequence ATGGCACTTGCAGAAATTAGCGTTATACCTATTGGCACCCCTACGTCAAGCATAGGGGATTGGATTGCCGAGTCGGTAAGGGTACTTCAGAAGGAGAAGGTCAATTATGAAGTGAGTCCTATGGGGACTCTTATCGAAGGAAAAGCTTCGGATATCCTCAGGGTAGCGGGGAAAATGCACGAGTCGGCGTTAAAGAGGGGTGTAAAGCGCGTAGTTACAACTTTGGTAATCGATGACCGCCGGGATAAAGAAGTCACGATGAGGAGTAAGGTGGCATCGGTTAAAAAAAGGCTTAGGACTTCTCCCAAACCTAAATGA
- a CDS encoding RNA ligase → MPDRTRGVEEQDYNGVKYWRYADDVGHTLRGTVVLFDSSGQIPIRTVPGFPHINRVYRLRSGVRRFFHTNPFFVEEKLDGYNVRLLIHRGQPLALTRGGFICPFTTEWAEIWWRRYRLDRFFADYPDCVLFSEVLGDNPYNSQRDPAISPGLYFFVFDILGGDGEFLHVRDRYRVAENYELPTVPLLGQFSSDRIEELFEVLRDLNEKEREGVVLKSPTSKRAMKFVTPSTDLRDIKDNLILEFDLEPRFIINRLLRASLFIKEFGLDEDEYASRLGRAFLDGYGSLEAFESASETYNIYVQNLKTWNALRHMLSGHVTIKVEHVLPASLNGIEMLNVKFRRVFPKSTRRYREVLRGYGHID, encoded by the coding sequence ATGCCCGATAGGACACGCGGGGTTGAAGAGCAGGATTATAACGGGGTCAAGTACTGGCGGTATGCGGACGATGTCGGTCACACCCTCAGGGGGACTGTCGTTTTATTCGATTCGAGCGGGCAAATCCCGATACGTACTGTTCCCGGCTTCCCTCATATAAACCGGGTTTATCGCCTGCGCTCCGGCGTGAGACGCTTTTTCCATACCAATCCATTTTTTGTCGAGGAGAAACTCGATGGATATAATGTGAGACTCTTAATCCACCGGGGTCAACCCCTGGCTTTGACCCGGGGCGGATTTATATGCCCGTTCACTACGGAGTGGGCAGAAATCTGGTGGCGCCGATACAGGCTCGATCGCTTTTTTGCCGATTACCCGGATTGTGTGCTGTTTAGCGAGGTACTGGGAGATAATCCCTATAATTCTCAGAGGGACCCGGCTATATCCCCGGGACTTTATTTTTTCGTGTTCGATATCCTGGGAGGAGACGGGGAATTTCTCCATGTTCGCGACCGCTACCGGGTCGCAGAAAATTACGAACTGCCGACGGTGCCCCTTTTGGGACAGTTTTCTTCTGACCGTATTGAAGAGTTATTCGAGGTTCTCCGTGACCTCAACGAGAAGGAACGGGAAGGCGTGGTGCTCAAGAGCCCTACGAGCAAAAGGGCTATGAAGTTTGTGACACCGAGTACGGACCTCCGCGATATCAAAGATAATCTTATCCTGGAATTTGACCTGGAACCCCGTTTTATCATCAACCGACTATTGAGGGCGTCGCTTTTTATAAAGGAATTTGGCCTGGACGAGGATGAATACGCTAGCCGTCTTGGCCGGGCCTTTCTGGATGGATACGGATCGCTCGAGGCATTCGAGTCGGCAAGCGAGACCTATAATATATATGTCCAAAATTTAAAAACATGGAATGCGCTTCGCCATATGCTCAGCGGACATGTCACGATTAAAGTGGAGCACGTCCTGCCGGCAAGCCTGAATGGTATAGAGATGTTGAATGTGAAATTTAGGCGGGTCTTTCCAAAAAGCACCCGTCGTTACCGTGAAGTGCTGCGGGGCTACGGTCATATTGATTGA
- a CDS encoding phosphoribosyltransferase, which produces MVREEENKLFHDRKEAGIKLAERLKKYKAAENLMVLALPRGGVPVAFEVAKTLGAPLDVFITRKLRFPDNPELALGALAENGEVFLNQDLMDYCPDGYLEQEISYQKKEIKRRQMLYRGGVESPPLSGKTVILVDDGVATGATMIASIRALKASRVKELIVAVPVAPRDMIEELSGLADKLVILHTPSPFIAVGVHYFDFRQVSDEEVKKYLDESKKRDKFHKEGSE; this is translated from the coding sequence ATGGTGCGTGAAGAAGAAAATAAGCTCTTTCATGATAGAAAAGAGGCCGGAATAAAACTAGCCGAAAGGCTCAAGAAATATAAAGCAGCCGAGAATCTAATGGTATTGGCCCTGCCGCGAGGCGGGGTTCCGGTTGCCTTTGAGGTGGCTAAAACCCTAGGTGCTCCTCTGGATGTTTTCATAACCAGGAAATTGAGGTTTCCGGATAACCCGGAGTTGGCACTGGGAGCGTTGGCTGAAAATGGAGAGGTATTCCTTAACCAAGATTTGATGGATTACTGTCCGGATGGGTATTTAGAGCAAGAAATATCCTACCAAAAAAAGGAGATTAAACGCCGTCAGATGCTTTACCGGGGCGGAGTGGAATCACCTCCTCTTTCTGGAAAAACAGTAATTCTGGTCGACGATGGAGTAGCCACCGGGGCAACCATGATAGCCAGCATACGCGCTCTTAAGGCTTCTCGGGTTAAGGAATTAATCGTAGCCGTGCCGGTAGCGCCTCGCGATATGATTGAGGAACTATCCGGGCTTGCCGACAAGCTAGTCATTCTGCACACACCTTCTCCCTTCATAGCAGTTGGCGTGCACTACTTCGACTTCAGACAGGTATCGGACGAGGAAGTTAAGAAATATCTGGATGAAAGCAAGAAAAGAGATAAATTTCATAAGGAGGGAAGTGAATGA
- a CDS encoding universal stress protein — protein MNIERILFPTDFSRYSEKAREYTLYLGEKLNASIYILHAIEPLDYSEAEVDLEVKRFYKELEAQMEKKIEKEKEIFRKRGLRVENQIVIGQRWRVINTFAKEKNIDLIVMGSHGLKTDTGKMAIGTTSHRVIFSSPCPVLMVRQDD, from the coding sequence ATGAACATAGAGAGAATACTCTTTCCTACGGATTTTTCTCGGTATTCGGAAAAAGCCAGGGAATACACACTTTATTTAGGAGAAAAATTAAACGCGAGTATATACATACTCCATGCCATAGAGCCCTTGGATTACAGCGAAGCAGAGGTGGACCTGGAAGTGAAAAGGTTCTATAAAGAACTGGAGGCGCAGATGGAAAAGAAGATTGAAAAAGAAAAAGAAATTTTCCGGAAAAGAGGACTTCGGGTGGAGAATCAGATAGTCATAGGGCAACGCTGGCGGGTGATTAACACCTTTGCTAAGGAGAAAAATATAGACTTGATAGTCATGGGCTCCCACGGCTTGAAGACGGACACCGGGAAAATGGCCATAGGTACAACCAGCCATAGGGTAATCTTTTCGTCGCCCTGCCCGGTTTTAATGGTTAGACAGGATGATTAG
- the raiA gene encoding ribosome-associated translation inhibitor RaiA, whose amino-acid sequence MNIELIGKGIDVSEDLRSYVEHKLSSFEQHLREVGEGEVEVVVTFNVEKHRQRHRVDIDVYLKTPGGGTLHAWEESNDIYRSLEFTLDDIERQLNRLKERRLERRKEIAREKAKSHTEEVSPLPLELVVEEKFPILKPLSVEEALMVLQDEGRFFLPFRNAETEEINVIYRKKSGKYGLISSKT is encoded by the coding sequence ATGAACATAGAGCTTATAGGAAAAGGCATAGACGTGTCTGAGGATTTGAGGAGTTATGTCGAGCACAAGCTTTCGTCATTCGAACAACACCTCCGGGAAGTAGGTGAGGGTGAAGTAGAGGTAGTCGTAACCTTCAATGTAGAGAAGCACAGACAGCGTCATCGTGTGGATATAGATGTGTACCTGAAAACCCCGGGTGGGGGAACCTTGCACGCATGGGAGGAGAGTAACGATATTTATAGGTCATTGGAGTTTACACTAGACGATATAGAGAGACAGCTTAACCGGTTGAAAGAGAGGCGTCTTGAGAGGAGAAAAGAAATTGCCAGAGAAAAGGCCAAAAGCCATACCGAAGAGGTTTCCCCCCTCCCACTCGAGCTCGTGGTGGAAGAAAAATTCCCGATATTGAAACCGCTTAGCGTAGAAGAGGCACTCATGGTGCTGCAGGATGAGGGAAGATTTTTTCTGCCTTTCAGAAACGCAGAAACGGAGGAGATAAACGTTATATATAGGAAAAAAAGCGGGAAATACGGGCTTATTTCCTCGAAGACTTAA
- a CDS encoding universal stress protein — MEKIDKILWATDGSREARYALGYAKLLAKTFNSEIIGLHVIKVGSKKWWGLLGKKVDLAEWSKDTADKWFVLFEGVKENLKREGLKFNYKVVTGLPDERIVETAEKEKVGLIIMGKRGFGLKDRLLVGSNTIKVLQGSQIPVLAVKSGNGRSLPRVRRILVPFDLAEKFDSALRYALYFGKAFNATVSLVYVLELISYPYEFPLNILNEMREEYDKELKAKIKELSYPGSNRVKIKHKVIESINPYLGIVAFAEDEKPDLIIMNTHGRKGIKRLALGSVAEKVIQEAPYSILALKPSK, encoded by the coding sequence ATGGAAAAGATAGACAAAATACTCTGGGCTACGGACGGATCCAGGGAGGCTAGGTATGCCCTTGGCTATGCTAAGCTTCTTGCAAAGACTTTCAATTCGGAAATCATCGGTCTTCATGTAATAAAAGTGGGCAGTAAAAAATGGTGGGGTCTTCTTGGCAAGAAAGTGGACCTTGCTGAATGGTCTAAAGATACCGCGGACAAGTGGTTTGTTTTATTCGAAGGGGTGAAGGAAAACCTGAAGAGAGAGGGATTAAAGTTCAACTATAAAGTTGTAACCGGCCTGCCCGATGAGAGGATTGTAGAAACTGCCGAGAAAGAGAAGGTCGGTCTTATCATCATGGGGAAAAGGGGGTTCGGCCTCAAGGATAGATTGTTGGTCGGCAGTAATACGATCAAAGTTCTACAGGGGTCGCAAATACCGGTCTTGGCGGTCAAGAGCGGTAACGGAAGGTCGCTGCCAAGGGTGAGGAGAATACTGGTGCCTTTTGACCTGGCCGAGAAATTCGATTCGGCCTTAAGATATGCCCTCTATTTTGGTAAAGCCTTTAACGCAACCGTTTCCCTGGTGTATGTTCTCGAGCTTATCAGCTATCCCTACGAATTTCCGCTTAATATATTGAATGAGATGAGAGAGGAGTATGATAAAGAGCTTAAGGCCAAAATAAAGGAATTATCCTATCCGGGGTCTAATCGGGTAAAAATCAAGCATAAGGTAATAGAGTCTATAAATCCTTATTTGGGCATCGTTGCGTTTGCCGAAGATGAGAAACCGGACCTCATCATCATGAACACTCACGGGCGGAAGGGTATTAAAAGGCTGGCGCTGGGAAGCGTCGCCGAAAAAGTGATTCAAGAGGCGCCCTATTCCATATTGGCGCTAAAGCCGTCGAAATAA
- a CDS encoding YbaK/EbsC family protein has protein sequence MSVSERLKDFLDQNKIKYNLISHSKAYTAQELAHKMHISGLEIAKVVIVKTDGQFAMAVMPAPHHIDFGRFKEATGIKNVELATEREFKNLFPDCEVGAMPPFGNLYGLPVYVAKPLEEDEYIVFNAGSHTEAIRMEYREFERLVKPIVIEYTRAGK, from the coding sequence ATGTCGGTTTCCGAGAGATTAAAGGATTTTCTTGACCAGAACAAAATCAAATACAATCTGATCTCACACTCTAAGGCGTATACGGCTCAGGAATTAGCGCACAAGATGCATATCTCCGGACTGGAAATAGCCAAGGTAGTCATTGTCAAAACGGACGGCCAATTTGCCATGGCGGTTATGCCCGCACCGCATCATATCGATTTCGGCAGGTTTAAAGAAGCCACTGGAATTAAGAATGTTGAGCTGGCTACGGAGAGGGAATTTAAGAATCTATTCCCGGATTGTGAGGTTGGAGCGATGCCCCCTTTCGGCAATTTATACGGTCTACCTGTTTATGTGGCTAAGCCCTTAGAAGAAGACGAATACATTGTGTTTAACGCCGGCAGCCATACCGAAGCTATTCGCATGGAATATAGAGAGTTCGAACGATTGGTAAAACCGATCGTGATTGAATACACAAGAGCAGGAAAGTAG
- a CDS encoding alcohol dehydrogenase catalytic domain-containing protein → MKMRANVFKGANKIGLEDRPVPKAGFGEAVVKVTLTTICGTDVHIMKGEYPVKVGQIIGHEPVGVIHELGDGVTGYKLGERVAVNAITPCGQCEYCLSANWAQCGGFLGGWKMGNTIDGCQADYVRIPNAMANLTRIPDELSDEDVLFTTDIFSTGLSGAESGDIKVGDIVAVFGQGPIGLSATAGAKLKGAALIIAVDSVPPRMEMSKKMGADIVINFKKVDPVKEIMKITNGRGVDVSIEAIGLQETFENCVKSTRVGGTISSLGVYPAHLGNIGVPLPDFGFGIADKKIVSTLCPGGKERMRRLISLVKNERVNLRQLITHRFSLDEIEEAYRIFSNQLDGVIKVAIKP, encoded by the coding sequence ATGAAGATGAGGGCAAATGTTTTCAAGGGGGCAAATAAGATTGGCCTCGAAGACCGTCCTGTTCCAAAGGCCGGCTTCGGCGAGGCGGTGGTTAAGGTTACTCTCACTACCATCTGCGGTACCGATGTTCACATAATGAAAGGAGAGTACCCGGTTAAGGTTGGCCAAATCATAGGGCATGAGCCGGTCGGCGTAATCCACGAGCTCGGCGATGGGGTAACCGGTTACAAATTAGGGGAGCGTGTGGCGGTTAACGCAATAACCCCTTGCGGCCAGTGTGAATACTGTCTATCGGCAAACTGGGCCCAGTGTGGAGGATTTCTGGGTGGATGGAAGATGGGAAACACGATTGATGGGTGCCAGGCCGATTACGTCAGGATCCCCAACGCCATGGCCAATTTGACCAGGATTCCGGACGAGCTTTCCGACGAGGATGTATTATTCACCACCGATATATTCTCCACCGGCCTTTCCGGTGCGGAGAGCGGAGATATCAAGGTTGGAGACATAGTGGCTGTGTTTGGGCAGGGGCCAATCGGTTTAAGTGCTACCGCCGGGGCCAAGCTTAAAGGCGCCGCCCTGATCATAGCCGTAGACTCGGTTCCACCCCGGATGGAAATGTCCAAGAAGATGGGAGCAGATATTGTTATCAATTTCAAGAAGGTAGACCCGGTTAAAGAGATAATGAAGATTACGAACGGAAGGGGAGTGGACGTGTCCATAGAGGCGATAGGCTTGCAGGAGACATTTGAGAATTGCGTAAAGTCTACCCGGGTAGGTGGAACCATATCGAGCCTTGGTGTTTATCCGGCTCATCTCGGGAATATCGGCGTGCCCCTTCCGGATTTCGGGTTCGGCATAGCCGATAAGAAGATCGTTTCTACCCTGTGCCCGGGCGGAAAAGAAAGAATGAGAAGGCTGATTTCCTTGGTCAAGAACGAAAGGGTTAATTTAAGACAGCTCATTACCCACAGATTTTCATTGGACGAGATAGAGGAGGCTTACCGAATATTCTCGAATCAGCTTGACGGGGTCATCAAGGTGGCGATAAAGCCTTGA
- the rtcA gene encoding RNA 3'-terminal phosphate cyclase produces the protein MNFIEIDGSSGEGGGQILRTSLSLSIITGAPFEIANIRAGRKNPGLRHQHLASVNAAARICSASLEGAELGSAFLRFVPKEVLSGEYNFDIGTAGSTSLVLQTIFFPLALRGNSVSLVNITGGTHVPWSPPFEFLKEEWLPFMKRIGFQADLELKRAGFYPKGGGEMVSKIEPAATISSLEVRERGELLKVYGISAVGGLSTEVAERGRKKLSKVLDENDIPNEAEVVELPSYGRGAIVFLKAAFKNTTVSFSSIGEIGKRMETVAEEACKKLIDFLKSDATVDENMADQLILPLALSSGRSYFKIPKTTEHMKTNAEVVRRFLEGTKIQIEGGEVLIDGSYPR, from the coding sequence ATGAATTTCATAGAAATTGACGGGTCTTCGGGAGAGGGTGGAGGGCAGATTCTCAGAACATCCCTTTCACTCTCCATCATAACCGGAGCGCCATTTGAAATAGCAAATATAAGAGCAGGAAGAAAAAACCCAGGACTGCGGCATCAACATCTGGCCTCGGTAAACGCCGCAGCCAGGATATGCTCCGCCAGCCTGGAGGGGGCTGAACTTGGTTCTGCTTTTCTCAGGTTTGTTCCGAAAGAGGTTCTATCGGGAGAGTACAACTTCGACATCGGAACAGCAGGATCAACCTCCCTGGTTCTTCAGACCATTTTCTTTCCTTTAGCCCTCCGGGGAAACTCTGTATCTCTGGTCAACATAACCGGGGGAACCCATGTTCCCTGGAGCCCACCATTTGAGTTCCTTAAGGAAGAGTGGCTACCATTCATGAAACGGATAGGTTTCCAGGCGGATTTAGAGCTAAAGCGCGCCGGTTTTTATCCGAAGGGCGGGGGAGAAATGGTATCCAAAATCGAGCCCGCGGCGACAATCTCATCGCTTGAGGTCCGGGAACGTGGCGAATTATTGAAGGTTTATGGTATTTCCGCGGTGGGGGGTCTTTCGACGGAGGTTGCAGAAAGGGGAAGAAAAAAGCTTAGTAAGGTTCTCGATGAAAACGATATTCCTAATGAGGCGGAAGTAGTAGAGCTCCCGTCTTATGGGCGTGGAGCAATCGTATTCCTGAAAGCAGCGTTCAAGAACACCACCGTAAGCTTCAGTTCCATCGGAGAAATAGGAAAAAGAATGGAGACGGTGGCGGAGGAGGCGTGTAAAAAGTTGATTGATTTTCTCAAGAGCGATGCGACGGTAGATGAGAACATGGCTGACCAGTTAATCCTCCCTTTGGCTCTATCCTCGGGCAGGTCATATTTTAAAATTCCTAAAACCACCGAGCATATGAAGACTAATGCTGAGGTCGTAAGAAGATTTTTAGAAGGTACTAAGATTCAAATTGAGGGCGGAGAGGTCTTAATTGATGGAAGTTATCCTAGATAA
- a CDS encoding RNA ligase partner protein encodes MTKEKPLDNKSSDRLPERGVEENAVKFKAEEGVSAPPALLRTRLVLDTSLFVNPDAQRQLGKNLEDAVQKLLRTARVKNIELYMPISIFRELSHFAPPEALISFRQEAIVRAPDLYNLQVPAAVFQAFIRELRERINKGLRIAEEAVYREPTADNLRRLRQQYREVLRAGIVDSVEDLDVVLLAKEIGGAILSADEGIAKMAEALGIEVISANYFIQIYAVEES; translated from the coding sequence ATGACTAAGGAAAAACCATTAGATAATAAATCTTCAGACCGGTTACCGGAAAGAGGAGTGGAAGAAAATGCCGTAAAGTTCAAAGCGGAAGAAGGCGTTTCTGCTCCACCCGCCCTTCTTCGAACCCGTCTGGTGCTGGATACAAGCCTGTTTGTTAATCCGGATGCTCAGCGTCAGCTTGGCAAGAATCTAGAAGATGCGGTGCAAAAACTTTTAAGAACTGCTCGGGTAAAAAACATTGAGCTCTATATGCCCATCTCTATCTTTCGTGAATTATCCCACTTTGCTCCCCCGGAAGCGCTAATATCTTTTCGACAGGAGGCCATAGTGCGCGCACCCGACCTCTATAATCTTCAGGTCCCGGCCGCAGTATTCCAAGCGTTTATTCGTGAGTTACGGGAGCGTATAAACAAGGGCCTGAGAATAGCGGAGGAGGCAGTGTATAGGGAGCCTACAGCCGATAACCTCCGCCGATTGAGACAACAATACCGAGAGGTGCTGCGAGCCGGTATAGTTGACAGCGTGGAGGACCTGGACGTAGTATTGCTGGCCAAAGAGATTGGGGGGGCGATTTTATCCGCGGATGAGGGAATCGCTAAGATGGCGGAGGCATTGGGTATAGAGGTTATATCCGCCAATTACTTCATCCAGATATATGCAGTCGAAGAAAGCTGA
- a CDS encoding universal stress protein, whose translation MEIKKILWAFDGSKESEYALRYADLLARSHDSEILGLSVIQPVDTSKMNVPSEVKKELSSIESGREKKQLERMKRAMAGLELGEAKCDMRIEVGAPDEQILRVAREEGADLIVMGKRGLGLIDRVLVGSTTLKVLRRSDVPVLAVKDKGVTGPVEIRSILVPLDISEKLDSALVYAIELARKLNARIFVLFVLRLESYAYEIPAGVLTEDLMSVLEYLLKLSSLKLSKRVDDAKRKLGILSNETFDVEIKTEAINGLNPAISIADYASRNGIDLVVINTHGRKGIKRFILGSVTEKVIQESPCPVLVLRP comes from the coding sequence ATGGAGATAAAAAAAATCCTTTGGGCGTTTGACGGGTCGAAAGAATCGGAATATGCATTAAGGTATGCAGATCTATTGGCCAGAAGCCATGACTCCGAGATTCTCGGTCTTAGTGTAATTCAGCCTGTGGATACGTCCAAGATGAATGTTCCGTCCGAGGTCAAGAAGGAATTGTCTTCGATTGAATCAGGCCGGGAAAAGAAGCAGCTAGAAAGGATGAAAAGAGCAATGGCTGGTCTAGAACTGGGGGAGGCCAAGTGTGATATGCGCATCGAGGTGGGGGCCCCAGATGAGCAAATTCTCAGGGTGGCCCGGGAAGAAGGGGCAGATTTGATCGTCATGGGAAAACGCGGGCTGGGGCTGATAGACCGGGTCCTGGTCGGCAGCACCACCCTGAAGGTCCTGAGGAGGTCGGATGTACCGGTTCTTGCCGTCAAGGATAAGGGTGTGACTGGGCCCGTGGAGATACGCAGTATCCTGGTTCCTCTGGATATATCCGAAAAGCTAGACTCCGCCCTTGTTTATGCGATAGAGCTGGCGCGAAAACTTAATGCCCGTATTTTCGTCTTGTTTGTCCTACGGCTGGAAAGTTATGCTTATGAAATTCCTGCGGGTGTTTTAACCGAGGATTTGATGAGCGTTCTCGAGTATCTACTCAAGCTCTCTTCACTCAAGCTCTCAAAGAGGGTTGATGATGCAAAGCGAAAATTGGGGATCCTTAGCAATGAGACCTTTGATGTGGAAATCAAGACCGAGGCCATAAACGGGCTAAACCCGGCCATCTCTATAGCCGATTATGCGTCCCGGAATGGAATTGACCTGGTGGTGATAAATACCCACGGCCGGAAAGGGATAAAGAGGTTCATTCTGGGAAGCGTTACCGAAAAGGTTATCCAGGAATCTCCCTGTCCGGTCTTAGTCTTGAGGCCTTAG
- a CDS encoding ZIP family metal transporter: MLDFFLDLHPIVQAFLATCFTWGMTALGAATVFLAKDLSRKILDGMLGFSGGVMIAASIWSLLIPSIRMSEASDLPAWFPAVAGFLIGGAFLLSVDRILPHLHLGFPTQEAEGIKTNWQRVILLILAITLHNIPEGLAVGVAFGAVLSGLSDGTLFSAIALAVGIGIQNFPEGVAVAMPLRREGMPRLKCFWYGQLSAVVEPVAAVMGAGAVILMQPILPYALSFAAGAMIFVVIEELVPESQRGGNVDLSTIGVMLGFVVMMILDVSFG, encoded by the coding sequence ATGCTCGATTTTTTTCTCGATTTACACCCTATAGTTCAAGCCTTTCTGGCCACCTGTTTTACCTGGGGAATGACTGCTCTCGGGGCAGCCACCGTTTTCTTGGCTAAGGACCTAAGCAGGAAGATATTGGATGGAATGCTCGGTTTTTCCGGAGGGGTTATGATAGCGGCCAGCATCTGGTCCCTACTTATCCCTTCGATCAGGATGTCTGAAGCAAGTGACCTCCCAGCCTGGTTTCCGGCCGTGGCAGGCTTTCTTATCGGAGGAGCTTTTCTCTTGAGCGTTGACAGAATATTGCCTCACCTTCATCTAGGATTCCCTACGCAAGAGGCTGAGGGAATTAAGACAAACTGGCAGCGGGTTATATTGCTTATTCTAGCCATAACCCTGCATAACATACCGGAAGGTCTTGCCGTTGGAGTGGCATTTGGGGCAGTTCTGTCTGGTCTTTCCGATGGGACGCTATTCTCTGCTATCGCTCTGGCAGTCGGAATAGGAATTCAAAATTTTCCAGAAGGAGTGGCTGTAGCCATGCCCCTTCGCCGAGAGGGAATGCCAAGACTTAAGTGTTTTTGGTATGGGCAACTGTCTGCTGTCGTCGAGCCTGTAGCCGCCGTTATGGGAGCGGGGGCAGTTATCCTTATGCAACCCATACTGCCCTATGCCTTGAGCTTTGCTGCGGGAGCCATGATATTTGTGGTGATCGAAGAACTGGTCCCGGAATCTCAACGCGGCGGGAACGTGGATTTATCTACCATAGGGGTAATGCTGGGCTTTGTGGTGATGATGATACTGGATGTGTCGTTTGGATGA